The stretch of DNA GGAGCAAATTGATTTTATCTCCTCCACACTTCGCCCGAGACCGCTTCCTTCGTGAGTGCAGAACGGAGCTATCGTCTTACCCGCCAGATCATATTCCGGGAGGAATGCTGCAACCGGCCGCGGGATCGTTCCCCACCAGTTGGGATAACCGATGAAGACCAGATCATATGAATAGATGTTTTCAGCTTTGGTCTTCAAAGCAGGCCTGTAATCCTGGTCAAGCTCCTTTCGCGCCTGCTCTACAACCGCATTATACTCGTGAGGGTACTGGTTTACAGGAACGATCTCGAAGATCTCGCCTCCGGCAATTTTGTGTATCTTGTCTGCGACTACACGTGTGTTGCCTGAATGCGAGAAATAAGCTATGAGTGTTGATACTTTTTTCATAGATCCTGTCAAATAGGGACTTTAAAAGTACCCGTTTCTTTTAGGTACCTGTTTATATGGTATGCTTTATTTAGTGGATACAAACACGGATGTTGTATACTAACATTATTGTCACTATAAAATCCTGATATACCTGTTTAATGTGAATAATATACTTGTAACAGCGGGGTATGATCCCATCAGCCTGCCTTAAATCTAAAAAATAAATTTTAAGAGGAACCGAAACTGCCGTTCCCGGATTCTTACCCCTTTTTTAATGCATTGTTACTCTTCACTGAATGAATGAAGTTTTTTCTCTATCCTGCCTAATTTCACTTGAATGTTCTCAAGCGTCTTTCCATATTGCTCCAGTTTTTCACAGGGCAAATCTTCCAGGTACGAAAGATTACTGTCTATATCTCTCAGTATAGAATCAACTGTTCCCGGTTTTTCATATTCACCTATGCCAAACATGCTTATCTCTTCGGATCCGGCTTCTGTAAGTTCATATCTTCCGTCATCTTTCTTTACAATCAGTTTGTCTTCTGCTGCTTTGCTCAGAAGAGGGTAAATAGACCCTGGCGAAGGTCTCCAGTGGCCATGAGTCATCATGTCAATTGCATCCATGAGTTCCGCTCCGTTCTTTGGCCCTTCGCTCAACAGGCGCAGGACGATAATTCTCAATCCGCCATATCCGCGGAATAAGCCAACCCTGTTAAATTT from Methanolacinia petrolearia DSM 11571 encodes:
- a CDS encoding flavodoxin, whose amino-acid sequence is MKKVSTLIAYFSHSGNTRVVADKIHKIAGGEIFEIVPVNQYPHEYNAVVEQARKELDQDYRPALKTKAENIYSYDLVFIGYPNWWGTIPRPVAAFLPEYDLAGKTIAPFCTHEGSGLGRSVEEIKSICSKSTVMNGLAIRGGNVKNSQEEINTWLLEVGFKD
- a CDS encoding PadR family transcriptional regulator; the protein is MNDNRAEMRAFMKKFNRVGLFRGYGGLRIIVLRLLSEGPKNGAELMDAIDMMTHGHWRPSPGSIYPLLSKAAEDKLIVKKDDGRYELTEAGSEEISMFGIGEYEKPGTVDSILRDIDSNLSYLEDLPCEKLEQYGKTLENIQVKLGRIEKKLHSFSEE